Proteins encoded by one window of Engraulis encrasicolus isolate BLACKSEA-1 chromosome 23, IST_EnEncr_1.0, whole genome shotgun sequence:
- the mcee gene encoding methylmalonyl-CoA epimerase, mitochondrial — protein MASSLLKVAVKGVSRCLTVRSLAAPPLTVPPLRALSSSSRLRQGVPSSVWKLGRLNHVAIAVPDLEKATALYRDVLGAKVSATEPLPEHGVYTVFVELGNTKLELLHPLGEKSPIAGFLQKNKSGGMHHICIEVDDIKAAILALKAKNIRMLSAEPRIGAHGKPVMFLHPKDCDGVLVELEEA, from the exons ATGGCGTCTTCCTTGCTGAAGGTTGCAG TGAAAGGTGTGTCCAGGTGCCTCACTGTTCGCAGCCTAGCAGCCCCACCTCTCACCGTTCCACCTCTCAgagccctctcctcatcctcccggCTTCGTCAGGGGGTGCCCTCGTCGGTCTGGAAGCTGGGCAGGCTGAACCACGTGGCCATCGCCGTGCCAGACCTGGAAAAGGCCACCGCTCTCTACCGGGATGTCCTGGGGGCCAAG GTCAGTGCCACTGAGCCCCTGCCGGAGCATGGCGTGTACACGGTGTTTGTGGAGCTGGGCAACACCAAGCTGGAGCTGCTGCACCCGCTGGGGGAGAAGAGCCCCATAGCCGGCTTCCTGCAGAAGAACAAGTCCGGCGGCATGCACCACATCTGCATAGAG GTTGATGACATTAAGGCGGCCATTTTGGCTCTGAAGGCCAAGAACATCCGCATGCTGTCTGCAGAGCCGCGGATAGGGGCGCACGGCAAACCAGTCATGTTCCTGCACCCCAAAGACTGCGATGGGGTCCTGGTGGAACTGGAGGAGGCATAG